TTGTTTCCAGCTGCAAGAAAGAAACCGCAGAAAACGTAAAATTGTATCATAAAAAAATCCCAAATTCTTTTAATTGAAATTCGGGATTTTTTTATCTATAAAATTAATGTCTATTTATTATTCTCAATAATATAATGCAATACTTTATCAATTAGATGTACTCTGTCTTTTCCAGTAACATTATGTTTGTGCATTGGATAAGGAAAGAAATCTACGTTTTGATACCCTAATTCAACAAACTTTTTCACTAAAGCTAAGTTATGTTGCATTACTACAACATCATCGCTCGTTCCGTGAATTAGTAAAAGTTTTGCTTTTAAATCTTTTGCATGATTGATTACGTTGGCTTCTTCAAAGCCTTTTTCATTTTCACTTGGTGTATCCATATAACGTTCGCCATACATGATTTCATACCATTTCCAATCAATAACTGGTCCGCCAGCAACTCCAACTTTAAATACATCAGGTTTTCTAGTTAATAACGAAGTCGTCATAAATCCTCCATAACTCCATCCATGAACCGCCAATCGGTTTCCATCAACATAAGGCAATGATTTTAAATATTCAACACCTTTTAATTGATCTTCTATTTCGTTTACACCTAAATTTCTATGAATTACACTTTCAAAAGCAAAACCACGATTGTCTGAACCACGATTGTCAACTGTAAATACTAAATAACCTTGTTCTGCCATCCAATACATCCATAGATTTGCGCCATCTAAATATGAATTAGTAATCATCTGAGCATGTGGTCCGCCATAAACATAAACCATTACTGGATATTTTTTAGTGGCATCAAAATTACTCGGTTTAATTAATCTCGTATATAAATCTGTTGTTCCGTCAGCACTTTTTATCGTTTTGATTTCAGCGGAACCAATTTGATAACCATCATATTTATTTGGGCTTACTAACAGCGTTTTAGAAAATCCTTTTTTATCATATAGCAACGATTTTGAAGGTGTATTATGGTTAGAAAATTCATCAAAAAACCAATTCCCATCGTTAGAAATAATCACATTATGAACGCCTTCATCTTTTGTAATAAGTATTTGTTTTCCTTTTAAATCAACTTTATAGCCTAACATATTGGTAGCATTTGCTCCAGTTGCTTTAAAATAAATTTCAGTTCCAGCAGAATTAGAACCAATGATTTCTCTTATTGGAAATTTATTAGCGGTCAATTGTTTGATTAATTTTCCATCTATTGAGTAGTAATACAATTGGTTAAAACCATCTTTTTCAGAAATCCAAACAAAATTATTTGATGCTGCATTTGGAAAAAAAGCATCATGCTCTGGCTCAACCCATGTAGTGCTTTTTTCATTAATTAATGTTTTAATAAATGAGCCAGAAACCGCATCATATAAATTTAAATCCATATTATTTTGACCTCGATTCACTTCGGCAATCAACACGTATTTTTCATCTGGTGTCCAAGAAAGATTGGTTAAATAATCTTCAGAATTTCCTCTTGGCGAGATAAAAACAGTTTTTCCAGTACTCAAATTAAAAATTCCCACTTTAGGCTTTTCTGATGCTTGACCTATCATTGGGTATTTTATGGAAACTAATTTTCCTGGTGTTTCATTGATGTCTAACAAAGGGTAATCAGCAACATCGGTTTCATCTTTTTGATAAAAGGCTAAAAAATTAGATTTTGGTGACCAAAATATTCCACCTGAAATTCCAAATTCACTTCTAGCGATAGTTTGTCCTGAAACTATATTTCTATCAGTATTTGAAGTCACTGCAATTTCTTTCCCATCAATATTTAAGTATAAATTGTTGTAAATTGTATAGGCAACTTTCGATTTCGTTCCATCTACTGCTTGATTTTCTGCGCTTTCTGGAGTTTCAAAAAGTAATTTTCCAGATTTATTAGTTAAAGAATAACTATAATATTTGTTTCTTTCAGTCACTAAAACTGTGTTTGCATCTATCCAT
The window above is part of the Flavobacterium sp. PMTSA4 genome. Proteins encoded here:
- a CDS encoding S9 family peptidase: MIKKLTFVLGLFIATSTFAQLKQITLEESVLQQGRKFGADKLTGFQWIPNSSNYVYYTDSWTKMVSDNAVKPNKKELVTLSEINSALGTKLRNFFGLQWIDANTVLVTERNKYYSYSLTNKSGKLLFETPESAENQAVDGTKSKVAYTIYNNLYLNIDGKEIAVTSNTDRNIVSGQTIARSEFGISGGIFWSPKSNFLAFYQKDETDVADYPLLDINETPGKLVSIKYPMIGQASEKPKVGIFNLSTGKTVFISPRGNSEDYLTNLSWTPDEKYVLIAEVNRGQNNMDLNLYDAVSGSFIKTLINEKSTTWVEPEHDAFFPNAASNNFVWISEKDGFNQLYYYSIDGKLIKQLTANKFPIREIIGSNSAGTEIYFKATGANATNMLGYKVDLKGKQILITKDEGVHNVIISNDGNWFFDEFSNHNTPSKSLLYDKKGFSKTLLVSPNKYDGYQIGSAEIKTIKSADGTTDLYTRLIKPSNFDATKKYPVMVYVYGGPHAQMITNSYLDGANLWMYWMAEQGYLVFTVDNRGSDNRGFAFESVIHRNLGVNEIEDQLKGVEYLKSLPYVDGNRLAVHGWSYGGFMTTSLLTRKPDVFKVGVAGGPVIDWKWYEIMYGERYMDTPSENEKGFEEANVINHAKDLKAKLLLIHGTSDDVVVMQHNLALVKKFVELGYQNVDFFPYPMHKHNVTGKDRVHLIDKVLHYIIENNK